The Parambassis ranga chromosome 19, fParRan2.1, whole genome shotgun sequence genome contains a region encoding:
- the ska1 gene encoding SKA complex subunit 1 isoform X1: MKMSDLQDISNHIHDRLSSLQRMLDLSIIELPPNKIKKLGQELFSLERLLEEFEKCVGQQKEQLKSLKELDESIQKDLKDAQHMKDNIPPHMPRKKGSVSEKEPVTKQNEAADVQPPQAENVKKTNKVIVREMESITMQEYDSIPQYMKGRVSYDQLNTAVHSINTTVAAKYKILRQPVKALNNHARKLHQRFKDQDTKDTKGQHFIVEDDIREFTHMKVDKRFQGILNMLRHCQRLRELRGGGLTRYILL, from the exons AT GAAAATGAGTGACCTACAGGATATCAGCAACCACATTCATGACAGACTGTCATCCTTACAACGCATGCTGGACCTGTCCATTATTG AATTGCCTCCAAATAAAATCAAGAAACTAGGACAGGAACTCTTCTCACTTGAACGTCTTTTGGAGGAGTTTGAAAAATGTGTTGGTCAACAGAAAGAGCAACTGAAGAGCCTGAAG GAACTTGACGAATCGATTCAGAAGGACCTGAAGGATGCCCAGCACATGAAGGACAACATTCCACCACATATGCCCAGGAAGAAAGGCTCAGTGAG TGAAAAGGAACCTGTGACGAAGCAGAATGAAGCAGCAGATGTTCAGCCTCCCCAAGCAGAAAATGTGAAGAAGACCAACAAGGTCATCgtcagagagatggagagtatCACAATGCAGGAGTATGACAGCATCCCTCA gTACATGAAAGGACGAGTGTCTTATGACCAGCTCAACACTGCAGTGCACAGCATTAACACCACTGTCGCAGCCAAGTACAAGATCCTCCGTCAGCCTGTGAAAGCCCTCAACAATCACGCTCGGAAGCTGCACCAGCGCTTCAAGGACCAGGATACCAAAGATACAAAAG GTCAGCATTTTATTGTGGAGGATGACATTCGGGAATTTACCCATATGAAGGTGGACAAGCGTTTTCAGGGGATTCTGAACATGCTGCGACACTGCCAGCGTCTGCGGGAACTTCGAGGAGGGGGCCTCACTCGCTATATTCTGTTATGA
- the ska1 gene encoding SKA complex subunit 1 isoform X2 has protein sequence MSDLQDISNHIHDRLSSLQRMLDLSIIELPPNKIKKLGQELFSLERLLEEFEKCVGQQKEQLKSLKELDESIQKDLKDAQHMKDNIPPHMPRKKGSVSEKEPVTKQNEAADVQPPQAENVKKTNKVIVREMESITMQEYDSIPQYMKGRVSYDQLNTAVHSINTTVAAKYKILRQPVKALNNHARKLHQRFKDQDTKDTKGQHFIVEDDIREFTHMKVDKRFQGILNMLRHCQRLRELRGGGLTRYILL, from the exons ATGAGTGACCTACAGGATATCAGCAACCACATTCATGACAGACTGTCATCCTTACAACGCATGCTGGACCTGTCCATTATTG AATTGCCTCCAAATAAAATCAAGAAACTAGGACAGGAACTCTTCTCACTTGAACGTCTTTTGGAGGAGTTTGAAAAATGTGTTGGTCAACAGAAAGAGCAACTGAAGAGCCTGAAG GAACTTGACGAATCGATTCAGAAGGACCTGAAGGATGCCCAGCACATGAAGGACAACATTCCACCACATATGCCCAGGAAGAAAGGCTCAGTGAG TGAAAAGGAACCTGTGACGAAGCAGAATGAAGCAGCAGATGTTCAGCCTCCCCAAGCAGAAAATGTGAAGAAGACCAACAAGGTCATCgtcagagagatggagagtatCACAATGCAGGAGTATGACAGCATCCCTCA gTACATGAAAGGACGAGTGTCTTATGACCAGCTCAACACTGCAGTGCACAGCATTAACACCACTGTCGCAGCCAAGTACAAGATCCTCCGTCAGCCTGTGAAAGCCCTCAACAATCACGCTCGGAAGCTGCACCAGCGCTTCAAGGACCAGGATACCAAAGATACAAAAG GTCAGCATTTTATTGTGGAGGATGACATTCGGGAATTTACCCATATGAAGGTGGACAAGCGTTTTCAGGGGATTCTGAACATGCTGCGACACTGCCAGCGTCTGCGGGAACTTCGAGGAGGGGGCCTCACTCGCTATATTCTGTTATGA